GCTAAGGGTTTCGCTACGGGTGCTCCATCGCCGACGGCCACTTCGCCAATCGCGATGTGCGAATCTGAAACCGAGGCGGCGGTAAACGATCATCGTTAAACCACACGCATTGCCTTATTGCGGCTCGATTGCGTTGAACCGACGACGATAGTCTTCCGCCTTGGCGAAGTCGATCACTTTATCGGGAAGCGGTGCGAAGGCGGGCAAATTCATCGACAAACAATGCAATTCGCCCTGCATTTCCTTCAAACCAGTCATGTCAACCGTCTTGATCGCATGGTTGGGAAGCAGACGTCCATAGATCTCCATCGCTCTAGCGACCAACTCCGCTGGGTCGCTGTCAAAGATGGGAATCAAGACCAGATTGTTTGCCAAGATGACGTTGGTGTAGGCGCTCCACGAAGTGCCTTGCCGTGGTGGAATGTCAATGCGAATGACCTGCATGGGGTTTCCGTCGACCACAACGCGTTGCAGTCGAGCGGCGTTGCGATCCAAAATCGCAGCGTTCACGGGATCCGATCGCGGATCGACTCGAGCCACCACCACTTGATCGGCACGCAGGAAGGTGGCGAACATGTCGACATGCCCGGTCTCTTCGTGTTGTAATGGTTCCAGCACGACAAGTTCGGCCAAGTTGCAGTGTTGCGTGAACGCTTCGATGACCATTTTGTGACGTTCGACTTCGGGCTCCAAACCCGGCCAAGGCTTGGGGAACGAGATGCGATTGTCTTCGAAGATGCGATGGGTTGTTAACGCCAAACGGCGTCCATTGCTAAGCAGATTACCACCTTGCATTGTCCATGGGACCGAGACCAATTTTGCT
This sequence is a window from Novipirellula galeiformis. Protein-coding genes within it:
- a CDS encoding agmatine deiminase family protein produces the protein MVTAFFLRSRFSLQLGFAIGFAVTATTGFAQTYASPSFVRGLPTWSNDAAVTLRPDHGQTRAPDPALIERLAVEAGKANLNRPYPRLPGEFESQRALMFSVSDWQAHDAVILQQIVQKTAGHIPLLILCNNPQQLVDAVDWIARGRVPTHHVYFCEIDLDTIWMRDFGPLLAESQRGTDVIDFFYEGTRPKDDALPIVWAKRTGAKLVSVPWTMQGGNLLSNGRRLALTTHRIFEDNRISFPKPWPGLEPEVERHKMVIEAFTQHCNLAELVVLEPLQHEETGHVDMFATFLRADQVVVARVDPRSDPVNAAILDRNAARLQRVVVDGNPMQVIRIDIPPRQGTSWSAYTNVILANNLVLIPIFDSDPAELVARAMEIYGRLLPNHAIKTVDMTGLKEMQGELHCLSMNLPAFAPLPDKVIDFAKAEDYRRRFNAIEPQ